The Kluyveromyces marxianus DMKU3-1042 DNA, complete genome, chromosome 6 genome window below encodes:
- the RTT10 gene encoding tRNA (34-2'-O)-methyltransferase regulator RTT10 codes for MIQKLAHIGPVLAVKFYKEWCFCAQGPFIEVYEFKTGSKVGRYQIFHRNKVHGISICRNSKRVLVYGSRSVSIITIDELLSGKNLLGYEKMTAEWIVSGEFSYNGDQVYLLTIYNKVIAVDPVTCDIVRTYLLEGERSILYSGSIKVLPTKVLVNAGTIMNGIVIWDLTTQKKLWNLKGHEGAIFYVVANNSGSLLASCSDDRSIKIWDLHTGELLSTGWGHTARIWNLEFFNEDKQLISVSEDCTCRVWDLLNNEIRQKEMYETHLTKNAWCVDVENNSLIAVTGGNDGRIKLTEIRKPSFTNDITVTLEDISKSCKEFEPKKNEIIKGFHLFSFGVVLITSEGNIIQHLTAQNKWVLIEHDERFFSFSITQGINNTVFFMNNKCILKSLTFSTEGCLLNTTEIKLSDLTQTINCISVRPYDENFSLVIESANPNDPLLLLKFKERTNELLEKVVLNKPANLLTSCAEIYGDYLLVGGRFSMVFAFNLLDTTCHSLFVKLPASDAVTSIKHIEDKGGNALFSMTNRDGAYFFVSFNFKMKTVKIVHTNKVNRGFLEGSFYDENDEFIVYGFKSNLFHIYNETQQYEIFSQPCGGAHRQWKLFQPKNDNSVLCFVKNSTLNIVTIPSYQFPKTLKNGSHGREIRDISFQPGNYDSNKNSLFITGSEDTTVKLASLNVETGDIINHWSLKTHVSGLQKCKFISDNIFITCSAREELFVWELEMNFSLPYVSLRQKLIPSTNIPDLRIMDFDVIFLEGTENDFIMVSVYSDSSIKLWHYIYDQNKFTKLAEGKYETCCLLGVAFVPFKRSLKLLISTTGGFLVTMDITKNIPFTLNDGKLPNKSYTKDICKELPHWSDRVRVHEAGIKSFELKLNPTAESFMVYTGGDDNAMAITEFSNKDDDTLDIKILCKDCYAASSTITSVNLLDNGNKLLSTSVDQIIRIRDISNNELRILDSQYTTVADTGSCDIRKLEDGRHMALIGGLGLSCWQAT; via the coding sequence atgattcAAAAACTAGCACATATTGGCCCAGTATTGGCTGTAAAATTTTATAAAGAGTGGTGTTTTTGCGCCCAGGGCCCCTTCATCGAAGTGTATGAATTCAAGACTGGGTCTAAAGTTGGTCGCTaccaaatatttcataGAAATAAAGTGCATGGAATTAGTATATGCAGGAATTCGAAGAGAGTATTAGTGTACGGTTCGAGATCCGTCTCCATTATTACTATAGATGAACTTCTTTCGGGTAAAAACTTATTGGGATATGAGAAGATGACCGCGGAGTGGATTGTAAGTGGTGAGTTCAGCTACAATGGCGATCAAGTATATTTATTGACAATATATAATAAGGTCATTGCTGTCGACCCTGTAACGTGTGACATAGTGAGGACATATTTGCTTGAAGGAGAGCGTTCGATCCTATATTCTGGTTCGATAAAAGTTCTGCCCACTAAAGTACTTGTTAATGCGGGTACTATCATGAATGGTATTGTTATTTGGGATCTAACGACACAGAAAAAGCTCTGGAATTTAAAAGGTCACGAAGGTGCAATATTTTATGTTGTGGCTAATAATAGTGGCAGCTTACTTGCCAGTTGTTCTGACGACCGTTCTATAAAAATATGGGATTTACATACTGGTGAATTATTATCTACAGGGTGGGGCCATACTGCAAGGATATGGAATCTTGAATTCTTTAACGAAGATAAACAACTTATTAGTGTATCTGAAGACTGTACTTGTAGAGTTTGGGATCTATTAAACAATGAAATAcgccaaaaagaaatgtaTGAAACTCATTTGACCAAAAATGCATGGTGTGTTGATGTAGAAAACAATAGTCTTATAGCTGTAACAGGTGGTAATGATGGAAGGATAAAATTAACTGAGATTAGAAAACCATCTTTTACGAATGATATTACTGTGACATTGGAAGATATATCAAAGAGCTGCAAAGAGTTTgaaccaaaaaagaatgagATCATCAAGGGCTTTCACTTGTTTAGTTTTGGTGTCGTCTTAATTACTTCCGAAGGAAATATAATTCAACACCTAACGGCTCAGAATAAGTGGGTTCTAATAGAACATGACGAGCGTTTCTTTAGCTTTTCCATCACGCAAGGAATTAATAATACTGTATTTTTCATGAATAACAAGTGTATTTTGAAATCACTAACATTTTCTACTGAAGGTTGCTTGCTAAACACTACAGAAATCAAATTAAGTGACCTTACACAAACCATCAACTGTATCTCTGTACGTCCATATGATGAGAACTTTTCTTTAGTCATTGAATCTGCAAACCCTAATGATCCTCTATTGTTGTTAAagtttaaagaaagaactaaCGAACTATTAGAGAAAGTGGTACTTAACAAACCGGCCAACTTATTAACCAGTTGTGCAGAGATATATGGCGATTATCTCCTTGTAGGTGGAAGGTTCAGTATGGTATTTGCGTTTAATCTTCTTGATACAACATGTCATTCACTTTTTGTTAAGCTTCCAGCATCTGATGCTGTAACATCAATTAAACATATAGAGGATAAAGGCGGGAATGCACTGTTCTCCATGACGAATAGGGACGGAGcttatttctttgtatcattcaatttcaaaatgAAGACAGTTAAAATCGTTCACACAAATAAAGTTAACAGAGGGTTTCTCGAGGGTTCATTCTATGacgaaaatgatgaatttATTGTTTACGGATTTAAATCTAATTTGTTTCATATCTACAATGAAACACAACAGTATGAGATATTTAGTCAGCCTTGTGGGGGAGCTCACAGACAATGGAAATTATTTCAGCCTAAAAACGACAATTCCGTTTTATGTTTCGTTAAGAACTCTACTTTAAATATCGTAACAATACCTTCCTATCAGTTCCCTaagactttgaagaacgGATCACACGGAAGGGAAATCAGagatatttcatttcaacCGGGAAATTATGATTCTAATAAAAATTCATTGTTCATCACTGGTTCAGAAGATACTACTGTAAAGTTGGCTTCACTAAACGTTGAAACTGGagatatcatcaatcaTTGGTCATTGAAAACACACGTATCTGGATTACAGAAATGTAAATTCATAAGCGacaatatatttattaCCTGCAGTGCCAGGGAAGAGTTATTTGTATGGGAGTTGGAAATGAATTTCTCTCTTCCTTATGTCAGCCTAAGACAAAAGTTAATTCCATCAACGAACATACCTGATCTTAGAATCATGGACTTTGAtgtaatttttttggaGGGAACCGAAAATGACTTCATTATGGTATCTGTCTACAGTGATAGTTCCATCAAACTCTGGCATTATATTTATGACCAGAACAAATTTACAAAACTAGCCGAAGGAAAATATGAAACTTGCTGCCTTTTAGGAGTCGCTTTTGTTCCATTCAAACGTTCACTAAAATTGTTAATATCAACAACCGGTGGCTTTTTAGTTACGATGGATATAACGAAAAACATCCCATTCACCTTAAATGACGGGAAACTGCCCAATAAATCCTACACAAAAGATATATGCAAAGAATTGCCTCATTGGTCAGACAGGGTTCGGGTACATGAAGCGGGCATAAAATCTTTCGAACTCAAACTAAACCCTACGGCAGAATCTTTCATGGTGTATACTGGTGGAGATGATAATGCCATGGCAATAACAGAGTTTTCAaataaagatgatgataccCTGGATATAAAAATACTTTGTAAGGATTGTTATGCTGCATCATCTACCATCACGTCTGTCAATTTATTAGATAATGGTAATAAGCTGTTAAGCACATCGGTGGATCAAATAATTCGTATTCGTGATATCAGCAATAACGAATTGAGAATTTTAGATAGCCAATACACTACTGTAGCTGATACAGGATCGTGCGATATCAGGAAACTGGAAGATGGAAGACATATGGCGCTAATTGGTGGACTAGGATTATCCTGTTGGCAAGCCacataa
- the RTC6 gene encoding mitochondrial 54S ribosomal protein bL36m gives MFGNSMLSSLTRISRPMMKNFNGLSFQTLGLINPPLSRGFKVRTAIKKFCNDCYMVRRKGRVYVYCKSNKKHKQRQG, from the coding sequence ATGTTTGGAAATTCAATGTTGAGCTCTCTAACGAGAATTTCAAGGCCcatgatgaagaacttcaaTGGTTTATCCTTTCAAACTTTGGGCTTGATAAACCCACCTCTTTCAAGAGGCTTCAAGGTCAGAACTGCTATCAAAAAATTCTGCAACGATTGCTATATGGTCAGACGTAAGGGAAGGGTGTATGTATATTGCAAATCCAATAAAAAGCATAAACAACGTCAAGGTTAG
- the PAN2 gene encoding poly(A)-specific ribonuclease: MNNWQLSYQSPENLTYHLKKPYLQYDKKEKQITKLVFDNETNLIWVGDSYGRVSSYDPTYSLYTRHTAHIGSMPVIDLLSHRNGILSLSSDSLHFANRRGVTQMSLTSADIAQLSDMKTMCYPSNNQHRVLCAGGNSASGIVSIDLVKGSLASSTYYSSKVRHLTSNNKLVAIGKQTGSIDIFDPISNKVVQSFSGHSASITSMDFKDNTLVTAGKSKTFNYMHSDQFINVYDVRIMKQLPPISFSKTPNFVGNHTSSNIPIGADFLQLHPVLPTVVGVASTSGSFDFIDLVNPSLRTPYIHPCKSISQFKISPSGDYLAFIEEDTTLNMWNRSNTMSGFTNTAAIVEYQDFPEDTVMPVRIDLDQESYPLSSVGMPYYSETLLSAWPHTVFKTEGTINKLIEESSSSDVNITSSKPASRMASHLSSSKYSLQPYNKFRYGPRNVLTPYKSLRERRKKMVSTTEENQDRRELMNYKPINNIEIPPAYSKLQMIYGKFGVIDFDFGGFNTTKYSGLETDIDCVYVNEIIHLYRFVPEVYNFVVSCLKDEFFQDKSLLTELGFLFDMMTRAEGNICRASNFVDVLESISTAKDLGLVTDQISCRSERAGRLSISPDNLSPHLKDLTLTENADAEEVMKMSYEKYMTVAQKFNTFLLNRLISEEVQRKVYTTQNIVLEELFGFDVDTEIRTLSTCGEYNHETRIMSSLVVLSPVNNNLKYSNKKLNNQTILPYIESSMSRFRQLSAKCSKCMKQQNHEYESTVRNLPPLLSLNMCLSPEEWTTAKTVTGWLSNHFYATISKDRPILKLQATDLKTTNAIFKYELTSYVARITDDFGEEHLVTYAKIFDQKIQEFKWYMFNDFLVEEIEEEEALRISYWWKTPEIVVYSDAEEIRKPFVPVSEYSIDDNILYRDYFSEGIRKDVVRQYTLLTREEPPGPGTLVALDAEFVSLTEPRLEINCKGMKTLLKPAKKSLARVSLLRGEGELEGVPFIDDYIISECHIEDYLTQFSGIEPGDLDPKLSKKSLVKRQVFYRKIWLLLQLGCVFVGHGLTNDFRQINIHVPASQIRDTSLYYLKGKRYLSLRYLAYAVLHKQVQTGNHDSIEDAHTALLLYRKYLQLKEEGVFEMYLENIYDEGRKMGFRVPEQYPM, encoded by the coding sequence ATGAATAATTGGCAACTCTCGTATCAATCACCGGAGAATCTAACGTATCACTTAAAGAAGCCTTACTTGCAGTACgataaaaaagagaaacaaaTTACGAAGTTAGTATTCGACAATGAAACCAATTTAATATGGGTTGGTGACTCGTATGGTCGGGTATCATCATATGACCCGACATATTCATTGTATACCAGACATACGGCACATATAGGCTCAATGCCTGTTATTGATCTTCTAAGTCATAGAAACGGTATTTTATCACTAAGTTCTGATTCTCTACACTTCGCTAATAGGAGGGGAGTAACTCAAATGAGCTTAACATCGGCAGATATTGCACAACTCTCTGATATGAAAACAATGTGCTATCCATCTAACAACCAACACAGAGTTTTATGTGCCGGAGGCAATAGTGCTAGTGGAATTGTTTCTATTGATTTGGTAAAGGGATCATTGGCTTCCTCTACTTACTATTCATCTAAAGTGAGACACCTTACTTCCAATAATAAGCTTGTAGCCATCGGGAAACAAACCGGATCTATAGATATTTTCGATCCTATAAGCAATAAGGTTGTTCAGTCCTTTTCGGGTCACTCGGCTTCAATCACGTCGATGGATTTCAAGGACAATACTTTGGTAACAGCAGgaaaatccaaaactttcaaCTACATGCATTCCGATCAATTCATCAATGTGTATGATGTAAGAATTATGAAGCAACTACCTCCGATTTCGTTTTCAAAGACGCCTAATTTTGTAGGGAATCATACATCATCTAATATTCCTATTGGGGCagattttcttcaattaCATCCGGTGCTTCCAACGGTAGTGGGGGTCGCATCCACATCGGGAAGTTTTGACTTCATTGATTTGGTAAATCCAAGTTTAAGAACACCATACATTCATCCTTGTAAGTCTATCAGccaattcaaaatttccCCCAGTGGGGATTACCTTGCATTTATAGAGGAAGACACTACATTGAATATGTGGAATAGGTCCAACACCATGTCTGGCTTCACGAATACAGCTGCAATAGTTGAATATCAAGACTTCCCAGAGGACACTGTAATGCCAGTAAGGATTGATCTCGATCAAGAGTCGTACCCTTTGAGTTCTGTTGGTATGCCATACTACTCGGAGACTTTATTATCTGCATGGCCACATACCGTTTTTAAGACTGAGGGAACTATTAACAAATTGATAGAGGAAAGCAGTTCATCTGACGTTAACATTACGTCATCCAAGCCCGCTAGTAGAATGGCTTCGCATTTATCATCCAGCAAGTACTCCTTACAGCCATATAATAAGTTCAGATATGGTCCACGGAATGTTCTAACCCCATATAAGTCCCttagagaaagaaggaaaaaaatggttAGTACAACCGAGGAAAATCAAGATAGGAGAGAACTCATGAATTACAAGCCtattaataatatagaGATACCACCAGCCTATAGTAAACTACAAATGATATATGGGAAATTTGGTGTCATAGACTTCGATTTTGGAGGATTTAACACAACTAAGTACTCTGGACTTGAGACTGATATCGATTGTGTTTACGTCAATGAAATTATACACTTATATCGCTTCGTCCCAGAAGTATACAATTTTGTGGTAAGCTGTTTAAAAGACGAATTTTTCCAGGATAAGTCCTTACTAACCGAGCTTgggtttctttttgatatgATGACCAGGGCTGAAGGGAATATTTGTAGGGCTTCCAATTTTGTTGACGTTCTTGAATCCATATCTACAGCTAAAGATCTTGGGTTAGTTACCGATCAAATATCTTGTCGTTCAGAGCGTGCTGGCAGGCTCTCGATCTCACCAGATAATTTATCCCCTCATCTAAAAGATCTCACTTTGACAGAAAATGCAGATGCAGAGGAGGTTATGAAAATGAGTTatgaaaaatatatgaCGGTCGctcaaaaattcaatacATTCCTGCTTAATAGATTAATATCAGAGGAGGTGCAAAGAAAGGTTTACACAACTCAAAACATTGTTTTAGAAGAGTTATTTGGATTCGATGTGGACACAGAGATACGGACATTGTCCACATGTGGAGAATATAACCATGAAACCAGAATTATGtcttctttggttgttttAAGTCCTGTGAACAATAACCTGAAATATAGCAACAAAAAACTAAACAACCAGACAATTCTCCCATACATAGAATCTTCAATGAGTAGATTCAGGCAGTTATCGGCCAAGTGCTCTAAATGTATGAAGCAGCAAAATCACGAATATGAAAGTACTGTTAGAAATCTTCCACCGCTTTTGTCTCTTAACATGTGCTTATCTCCGGAAGAATGGACAACGGCCAAAACTGTTACAGGTTGGTTGTCGAACCACTTTTACGCAACAATATCTAAGGATAGACCGATCTTGAAACTGCAAGCTACTGACCTCAAAACGACTAATGCCATATTCAAATATGAGCTAACATCATATGTAGCAAGAATCACGGATGATTTTGGAGAGGAGCACTTGGTCACTTACGCAAAAATATTCGACCAGAAAATACAAGAATTCAAATGGTATATGTTTAATGACTTCTTGGTTGAAGAGattgaggaagaagaagcccTCCGTATCTCATACTGGTGGAAGACACCTGAAATTGTCGTTTATTCTGATGCAGAAGAGATTAGAAAGCCTTTTGTTCCAGTTTCAGAATACAGTATAGAcgataatatattatatcgTGATTACTTCAGTGAAGGTATAAGGAAAGATGTCGTTAGGCAATACACATTACTTACTAGAGAGGAGCCACCTGGACCTGGGACCTTAGTGGCCCTCGATGCAGAGTTTGTGTCCTTGACTGAACCTCGATTAGAAATTAATTGTAAAGGTATGAAGACTCTATTAAAACCTGCAAAGAAATCTTTAGCACGTGTGTCACTTTTACGTGGAGAGGGAGAACTTGAAGGTGTACCTTTTATCGATGATTATATTATAAGCGAGTGTCATATTGAAGATTATCTAACTCAGTTCAGTGGAATTGAACCGGGTGATTTAGATCCTAAGTTGAGTAAAAAGAGCTTGGTAAAGAGACAAGTCTTTTATAGAAAGATCTGGCTACTCCTTCAATTAGGctgtgtttttgttgggCATGGTTTAACCAATGATTTCCGCCAGATTAATATTCATGTTCCTGCTTCTCAAATCAGAGACACATCTCTCTATTATTTGAAGGGTAAGAGGTACTTGTCGTTACGTTATTTGGCATATGCAGTATTGCATAAACAAGTCCAAACTGGGAACCACGATTCCATTGAAGATGCACACACAGCCTTACTGTTGTACAGAAAATACTTGCAACtgaaggaagaaggtgTCTTCGAAATGTACCTTGAAAATATTTATGATGAAGGCCGGAAAATGGGATTTAGAGTTCCTGAACAGTATCCTATGTAG
- the SPC105 gene encoding kinetochore-microtubule binding complex subunit SPC105 codes for MSDPRRLSLLPKSILKQKFKDDDTTGNSQNLTMSQIQFPTQGLSKEEILDGNNTTSRINASFSKGNRRVSFAPDVTLHKFDFIPQSIQNVREPRRKSALTVEVPINHDLSGERKDTSDSGETMEFTSPIGSIFQTTEPSDESKNDSYQPIFDKEVSMDITQLFAKHSAKPDDDTKDEENIENNIQKPKDTEEKIEYGNGNEDKNLNEKQNTNSVVTEISNVETKVLDETMDLTIPRRQLRTNEEESMEFTEQILVNTAEFGTQPSEATQTIKKSTPPAPEETMEFTNLQAPLELRPSQVVSSTQLEAPLPSAKRRKLSNGSYQSPVKNQIASREEEKENFDSDFADMERLSPIPITTDAAPNQAKPLDHPTTLSTEKEYQAATQSQVEPIALETFFEETGVKFDVENTIDELKIKFSSTEEIETVPSNILHQALYYNIPILEIQAFTAKELNRRIIQSKMLLKSLQDQIASNAPPRLIKEYFDSDKEIRNIADKKLQLVTIMSRLQSEKVWFEWRSQHLKGIKTVLEENMAILLDENAQIMKYMNEINDIKMRVSDIKHVLLKEIDILGKHNESFDETNEQVSVLLKVNKLKEDLKENMLKIADLSKLTAKKDQLTDRIQTIREQINKVNEETHELQKELRHNKVCTSYEVEKLKRNFSLYQNISGIKFKSIRGSILTTSLYNSKITVSIYLSKLDQPSCISFKIQEEGISESEMAFINCWIVSCKNNFSNGINSVCFLQKQLTNLLNVFSEFEKLKLMFSTFIKSEPENDKTIKIQPFDCKYHCKLSLSIPIEHFFDVVCNSKKVTIKANILYGDDRTAREITDNFVKRYEKAFGWLSNCNLVVY; via the coding sequence ATGAGTGATCCCAGAAGACTCTCTTTGTTACCAAAGAGTATTCTTAAACAGAAATttaaagatgatgatacGACAGGTAACAGCCAAAACTTGACTATGTCGCAGATACAGTTTCCTACACAGGGATTGTCGAAAGAGGAAATTTTAGATGGTAATAATACTACATCCAGAATAAATGCATCTTTCTCAAAGGGTAATAGACGTGTTTCTTTTGCACCAGATGTAACTCTACACAAGTTTGATTTTATACCACAATCCATTCAGAATGTGAGAGagccaagaagaaaatctgCTCTAACAGTGGAGGTACCAATTAACCATGACTTATCTGGGGAGAGGAAAGATACTAGTGATTCTGGTGAGACGATGGAGTTCACGAGTCCAATTGGATCGATTTTTCAGACTACCGAACCATCCGATGAGTCGAAAAATGACAGTTACCAACCAATTTTTGACAAGGAGGTGTCGATGGATATTACACAGTTGTTTGCTAAACATAGCGCTAAACCAGACGATGATAccaaagatgaagaaaatattgaaaataatattcaaaagcCAAAAGATACGGAGGAGAAGATAGAGTATGGAAATGGGAATGAAGACAAAAACCTCAAtgagaaacaaaatacGAACAGCGTGGTCACTGAGATAAGTAATGTTGAAACCAAAGTATTAGACGAGACAATGGATCTTACAATTCCACGAAGACAACTTAGGACTAATGAAGAGGAGTCTATGGAATTTACTGAGCAAATACTGGTCAACACTGCCGAATTTGGAACCCAACCTTCAGAGGCTACCCaaacaatcaaaaaatCCACACCCCCTGCTCCAGAAGAGACCATGGAGTTTACAAATTTACAGGCTCCTTTAGAGTTACGCCCCTCACAAGTAGTATCTTCCACCCAGCTGGAGGCCCCTCTTCCATCAgcaaagagaagaaaactttCGAATGGCTCGTATCAGTCACCAGTCAAAAACCAAATAGCAAGtagggaagaagaaaaagagaattttgATTCAGATTTCGCAGATATGGAAAGACTTTCTCCAATCCCAATTACCACAGATGCTGCTCCAAATCAAGCCAAACCTTTAGATCACCCAACGACTCTTTCTACAGAGAAAGAGTATCAAGCGGCGACACAAAGCCAAGTAGAACCTATTGCTCTAGAAACATTTTTTGAAGAGACAGGGGTGAAATTTGATGTGGAAAATACTATAGATGAACTGAAAATAAAGTTCAGCAGTACGGAAGAGATTGAAACAGttccttcaaatattttacaCCAGGCGCTATATTACAATATCCCAATTCTTGAAATACAGGCTTTTACTGCCAAAGAGTTGAATAGAAGAATAATACAATCAAAAAtgcttttgaaaagtttacAAGATCAAATTGCCTCTAATGCTCCTCCAAGACTAATAAAAGAGTATTTCGACTCAGATAAAGAAATCCGCAATATTGCAGACAAGAAGTTACAATTGGTGACAATCATGTCCAGATTGCAATCGGAAAAAGTATGGTTTGAGTGGAGATCCCAACATTTAAAAGGGATCAAGACAGTCCTCGAAGAAAACATGGCTATTTTACTTGACGAAAACGCACAAATCATGAAATACATGAATGAAATTAATGATATCAAAATGAGAGTCAGTGATATTAAACATGTACTTCTTAAGGAAATAGATATCTTGGGTAAACATAACGAATCTTTTGACGAAACAAACGAGCAGGTCTCAGTTCTTCTGAAAGTCAATAAACTGAAAGAGGACcttaaagaaaatatgtTGAAAATTGCAGATCTAAGTAAATTAACGGCCAAAAAGGATCAACTAACCGATCGTATACAAACAATAAGAGAACAGATAAACAAAGTAAATGAAGAAACACACGAACTCCAGAAGGAATTGAGACACAATAAGGTCTGCACAAGTTACGAAGTAGAAAAACTCAAAAGGAATTTCTCATTATATCAAAATATCTCCGGAATCAAATTCAAGAGCATTAGAGGCTCCATCTTGACAACTTCGCTATACAATAGCAAAATCACAGTCTCCATATACCTTTCAAAGCTTGATCAGCCATCATGCATATCGTTcaaaattcaagaagaggGGATAAGCGAATCCGAAATGGCTTTCATCAATTGCTGGATAGTATCATGTAAGAATAACTTTTCCAATGGAATTAATTCAGTGtgctttcttcaaaaacagcTAACCAACCTTCTTAACGTCTTTTCGGAGTTTGAGAAATTGAAGCTAATGTTTTCGACTTTCATAAAGTCAGAACCTGAAAATGATAAGACAATCAAAATCCAGCCCTTCGATTGTAAATATCATTGCAAGTTATCCCTATCAATACCCATTgagcatttttttgatgTAGTCTGCAATTCGAAAAAGGTTACTATAAAAGCAAATATTCTTTATGGGGATGATAGGACGGCAAGGGAAATTACTGATAACTTTGTTAAGAGATATGAAAAGGCATTTGGGTGGCTCTCAAACTGTAATTTGGTCGTATATTGA